The Vulpes lagopus strain Blue_001 chromosome 14, ASM1834538v1, whole genome shotgun sequence genome window below encodes:
- the LOC121475852 gene encoding LOW QUALITY PROTEIN: creatine kinase B-type-like (The sequence of the model RefSeq protein was modified relative to this genomic sequence to represent the inferred CDS: inserted 3 bases in 2 codons), giving the protein MKSCVLPLLQTNCSDLKRGSCSPAPHPELPMDLVPLPRPATCLPPACCPAATTPFSNSHNTLKLHFPAEFPDFRGHNHMAKVLTPELYAELXAPRAPSGFALDDTIQTGVDNPGHPYIMTVGCAAGDEESYDVFKELFDRIIEDQHGGYKPSYEHKTDLNPNNLQGDDDLDPNYVLSSRVRTXRSTRGFCLPSHCSRGECDASQQLALEAPSSLGGQYYAVKSVTEAEQQQLIDYHFLFDKPVSPLLLALGMACYWPDARGIWHNDTKTFLVWINEEDHLQVISMQKRGNMKEVFTRFCNDLTQIETLFKSKNYEVMWNPHLGYILTCPSNLSTGLRAGVHIKLPHLDKHEKFPEVLKRLRLQKQGTSGVDTAAVGGIFDVFNANRLGFSEVELVQMVVDGVKLLIKMEQWLEQGQAIDDLVPAQK; this is encoded by the exons atttaaaaaggGGAAGCTGTTCGCCTGCACCTCACCCGGAGCTGCCGATGGACCTGGTGCCACTTCCCCGCCCAGCCACCTGCCTGCCACCCGCCTGCTGCCCCGCCGCCACCACACCCTTCTCCAACAGCCACAACACATTGAAGCTCCACTTCCCGGCCGAGTTCCCCGACTTCAGGGGCCACAACCACATGGCCAAGGTGCTGACCCCTGAGCTGTATGCGGAGCT TGCCCCCAGAGCACCGAGCGGCTTCGCGCTGGATGACACCATCCAGACCGGCGTGGACAACCCGGGCCACCCCTACATCATGACCGTGGGCTGCGCGGCAGGCGACGAGGAGTCCTATGACGTGTTCAAGGAGCTCTTTGACCGCATCATCGAGGACCAGCACGGCGGCTACAAGCCCAGCTACGAGCATAAGACCGACCTCAACCCCAACAATCTGCAGGGCGACGACGACCTGGACCCCAACTATGTGCTGAGCTCCCGGGTGCGCA GTCGCAGCACCCGTGGCTtctgcctcccctcccactgCAGCCGCGGGGAGTGCGATGCCAGCCAGCAGCTCGCCCTGGAAGCTCCGTCGAGCCTGGGCGGCCAGTACTATGCGGTCAAGAGCGTGACCGAGGCGGAGCAGCAGCAGCTCATCGACTACCACTTCCTCTTCGATAAGCCTGTGTCGCCCCTGCTCCTGGCCTTGGGCATGGCCTGCTACTGGCCAGACGCCCGCGGCATCTGGCACAATGACACTAAGAC cttcctggtGTGGATCAACGAGGAAGACCACCTGCAGGTCATCTCCATGCAGAAAAGGGGCAACATGAAGGAGGTGTTCACTCGGTTCTGCAACGACCTTACCCAGATTGAAACACTCTTTAAGTCAAAGAATTACGAAGTCATGTGGAACCCTCACCTGGGCTATATCCTCACCTGCCCATCCAACCTGAGCACAGGCCTGCGGGCAGGTGTGCACATCAAGCTGCCCCACCTAGACAAGCATGAGAAGTTCCCGGAGGTGCTCAAGCGGCTTCGGCTTCAGAAACAAGGCACAAGTGGTGTGGACACAGCTGCTGTGGGTGGCATCTTTGATGTCTTCAACGCAAACCGCCTGGGCTTCTCAGAGGTGGAGCTGGTACAGATGGTGGTGGATGGTGTGAAGCTGCTCATCAAGATGGAGCAGTGgctggagcagggccaggccaTTGATGACCTCGTGCCTGCCCAGAAGTGA